The Aureispira anguillae genome contains a region encoding:
- a CDS encoding Dps family protein has product MAPLNRIGLNAKKAKSLARKLNELLANYQVFYLNTRGFHWNIKGKEFFELHVKFEELYNDSVLKIDEIAERVLTLGYTPLHTYTDYLKLSKIKEAKNVSNGVEAVQEILNAYAVLLPLERELLDLSGDSNDEGTNSLMSDYIREQEKLIWMYSAYLEQ; this is encoded by the coding sequence ATGGCACCATTAAACCGAATTGGCTTGAATGCTAAAAAAGCAAAAAGCCTAGCTAGAAAATTAAATGAATTATTAGCTAATTATCAAGTGTTTTATTTGAATACTAGAGGCTTTCATTGGAACATCAAAGGAAAAGAATTCTTTGAACTGCATGTTAAATTCGAAGAACTTTATAATGATTCTGTTCTTAAAATTGATGAAATAGCTGAACGTGTCCTAACCTTGGGATACACACCATTGCATACTTATACAGATTACCTTAAATTGTCCAAGATCAAGGAGGCTAAGAATGTGTCTAATGGAGTGGAGGCCGTTCAAGAAATCTTAAATGCTTATGCTGTTTTATTGCCTTTAGAACGGGAGTTATTAGACTTATCGGGAGATTCAAATGATGAAGGAACCAATTCCTTGATGAGCGACTATATTAGAGAACAAGAAAAATTGATTTGGATGTATTCTGCGTATTTGGAGCAATAA
- a CDS encoding LIC_13387 family protein, with translation MTSKTYHKIGAWSFILLGMAHFMGTLLFTQENPKELAIAQAMEAHPVDLLGAQLNLLLLHQGFSLMMGFMVFSYGFINFLFLKSNPETIENNHLLALGNSLVASIALGLSIKYFFIIPIAFTGIACMSFVLMYLKSFQSAKQ, from the coding sequence ATGACATCAAAAACATACCACAAAATTGGCGCTTGGTCTTTCATTTTATTGGGCATGGCACATTTTATGGGCACTCTGCTCTTTACCCAAGAAAACCCTAAAGAATTAGCCATTGCTCAGGCGATGGAAGCCCACCCTGTTGATTTACTTGGCGCTCAATTGAACTTACTTTTACTCCATCAGGGTTTTAGTTTAATGATGGGTTTTATGGTCTTTAGTTATGGTTTCATCAATTTTTTGTTTCTAAAAAGTAACCCAGAAACAATTGAGAACAATCACCTTCTAGCCTTGGGCAATAGCTTAGTAGCAAGCATTGCATTAGGTCTTTCCATCAAATATTTCTTTATCATTCCTATTGCATTTACAGGAATAGCCTGTATGAGTTTTGTATTGATGTACTTAAAATCTTTTCAAAGTGCTAAACAATAA
- a CDS encoding M23 family metallopeptidase: MKKLKFFGEVLGLHPFRERMKQAKIALFGEEDVPSSKFGLSSLSQFHPRISPKLWRGKAYIPNKVIVSNLVNHNPTPIEAGWSVKKTQVVDFRGGRLTYDSHNGTDFSIPVGSTVCTAAAGEVVAIFSEFNRGGLKIFIDHGAGLMTCYAHLARPLVKVGDRLKRGAAIALSGYSGLDALVSFPFGIPHVHFNTWLNGEPVDPFPHDGLPSMWLNGALPTPATSDACDFVPSVYKEKQVLDVINNCKTASVRKELLAIAPLKKQAVQTIIQMNYYPTRFKARYNVYDQAYPRIPCLDLPFSATDFDGIVFLDQL; this comes from the coding sequence ATGAAAAAACTAAAATTTTTTGGAGAGGTATTGGGATTGCATCCTTTTAGAGAGCGTATGAAACAAGCTAAAATTGCTTTATTTGGAGAGGAAGATGTTCCTAGTTCTAAATTTGGCTTATCTAGCTTATCCCAATTTCATCCACGAATTTCTCCCAAATTATGGCGAGGAAAAGCTTATATACCCAATAAGGTTATTGTATCAAATTTGGTAAATCACAACCCAACTCCAATAGAAGCGGGCTGGTCGGTCAAAAAAACACAAGTTGTAGACTTTAGAGGAGGTCGATTGACCTATGACAGCCACAATGGAACCGATTTTTCCATTCCTGTAGGGTCTACTGTTTGCACAGCAGCGGCAGGGGAAGTGGTTGCTATTTTTTCAGAATTTAACCGTGGGGGGCTTAAGATTTTTATTGATCATGGCGCTGGTCTAATGACTTGTTATGCTCACTTGGCTAGACCATTAGTAAAAGTAGGTGATCGACTAAAAAGAGGAGCAGCCATTGCTTTGTCTGGTTATAGCGGTTTGGATGCTTTGGTTTCGTTTCCCTTTGGCATTCCTCATGTTCATTTTAATACTTGGCTCAATGGAGAGCCTGTTGATCCTTTTCCGCATGATGGCTTGCCCTCTATGTGGTTGAATGGCGCTTTGCCAACGCCTGCAACTAGCGATGCGTGTGACTTTGTGCCTTCAGTTTATAAAGAAAAACAGGTCTTAGATGTAATTAATAATTGTAAAACAGCTAGTGTCCGAAAAGAACTATTGGCAATTGCTCCCTTAAAAAAGCAGGCAGTACAGACCATTATTCAGATGAATTATTATCCTACCCGATTTAAGGCTCGTTATAATGTCTACGATCAAGCATATCCAAGGATACCTTGCTTAGATTTGCCTTTTAGTGCGACCGATTTTGATGGTATCGTCTTTTTGGATCAGCTTTAA
- a CDS encoding fatty acid desaturase has product MATHRASKNDYYWADDKEPHFQRRQDILKAHPEVKELFGINPKMKYFTVLWVTLQMTVATFCYQLDWIPFLLVTYFVGATIIHGMFLAVHEITHDMAFEKKVHNNYLAFVANIPMVAPYAMAFKYYHAIHHWDQGRDGEDTDIPTLGEAMLFRGFIGKVIWFVSQIFFYALRPMAIKPLKVDKWVVYNFIFQLSVMFIYFYSVTTFLGLDAALSAALYLFLSLVFAGGLHPTSGHFISEHYVFEEGQETYSYYGPLNLVTFNVGYHNEHHDFPRIPGSRLPELRKIAPEFYDNLHSYNSWVAVNWRFLTDKNVTLYSRTKRKNPNLKKA; this is encoded by the coding sequence ATGGCTACCCATAGAGCATCAAAAAATGACTATTACTGGGCGGATGATAAAGAACCCCATTTTCAGCGTAGACAGGATATTCTAAAAGCGCATCCTGAGGTTAAAGAGCTATTTGGGATTAATCCTAAGATGAAGTACTTTACTGTACTTTGGGTGACTTTGCAAATGACGGTAGCAACCTTTTGTTATCAATTGGATTGGATTCCATTCTTATTAGTTACTTATTTTGTTGGGGCTACTATTATTCATGGAATGTTCTTGGCGGTTCATGAAATTACACATGATATGGCATTCGAAAAGAAAGTACACAACAACTATTTGGCATTTGTTGCCAATATACCAATGGTGGCTCCTTATGCAATGGCATTTAAATATTATCATGCAATCCACCACTGGGATCAAGGAAGAGACGGCGAAGATACGGATATTCCTACTTTGGGTGAAGCAATGTTATTTAGAGGCTTTATCGGAAAAGTAATTTGGTTTGTTTCTCAAATCTTTTTTTATGCCTTGCGTCCAATGGCAATCAAACCGCTTAAAGTTGACAAATGGGTAGTTTATAATTTTATTTTTCAATTGAGTGTCATGTTTATCTATTTTTATAGTGTAACGACCTTTTTGGGGCTAGATGCCGCCTTATCAGCAGCGCTTTACTTATTTTTGTCGCTTGTGTTTGCAGGAGGTTTGCACCCTACATCAGGGCACTTTATTTCTGAGCACTATGTATTTGAAGAAGGGCAAGAAACATACTCTTATTATGGACCATTGAATTTGGTTACTTTTAACGTAGGTTACCACAATGAACACCATGATTTTCCTCGTATTCCTGGAAGCCGTTTGCCTGAATTGAGAAAAATTGCACCAGAGTTTTACGATAATTTACATTCTTATAATTCTTGGGTTGCTGTAAATTGGCGCTTTTTGACCGATAAAAATGTGACCTTATACTCTAGAACCAAACGTAAGAATCCTAACTTAAAGAAGGCATAA
- a CDS encoding cupin domain-containing protein, with translation MKTYSEESLTLENKFAPNKATFQEGLDRIQQAIKETQTRVGNKIITSQDEDSIKLANLLATDNVPQGFKKWQLPFAFEQSQFFISIGNPDISVPEHSHDEGDGVRFIISGSIYYKDQELKAGDWMYIPQGEKYEIKTGPFGVVMGYCYQCCCAIPSLNKSDKVVLEGNPFVK, from the coding sequence ATGAAAACGTATTCAGAAGAAAGTTTGACGCTAGAGAACAAATTTGCTCCCAACAAAGCAACGTTTCAAGAAGGACTTGACCGTATCCAACAAGCTATCAAAGAAACTCAAACTAGAGTTGGAAACAAGATCATTACTTCTCAAGATGAAGATTCTATCAAACTAGCGAATTTACTTGCTACGGATAACGTGCCACAAGGATTCAAAAAATGGCAGCTACCATTTGCTTTTGAGCAAAGCCAGTTTTTTATCTCTATTGGTAATCCTGATATTTCGGTTCCTGAGCACTCACACGATGAAGGAGATGGCGTACGATTTATCATTAGTGGATCTATCTACTACAAGGATCAAGAGCTAAAAGCTGGAGATTGGATGTATATTCCTCAAGGAGAAAAGTATGAAATCAAAACAGGACCTTTTGGTGTTGTTATGGGGTATTGCTACCAATGCTGCTGCGCTATTCCTTCTTTAAACAAAAGTGATAAAGTTGTTTTAGAAGGCAACCCATTTGTAAAATAA
- a CDS encoding AAA family ATPase, which produces MKILSIHLKNLNSLKGVYHINFETSPLKDSGLFLITGNTGAGKSTILDAITLALFGLVPRFEDMNIGKKENQILTHGCQDCFAEIEFESLQIVYRASWSLRKTRTGSFADSKRELAQLSPDRKSSKILATKKKAVDKLIEQLLGGLDFKRFTRSVLLAQGEFAQFLKGTKDRSTILERITNSDRYSKISIAAFERHKEAQLELEKLKEQNANIQLLSPEEKALLVEQLQSVQQQYSTQEEVLTSQQEQLQIMLKLEGLQQEKKELSVQLAAILEKQEVAQPYFEQLALHSKAIEFKPALEELEQIQKQLKTALQEIQELEASTSTTKTQLQTLNVEKEQLTQQYKTAKEAYAAFEQVYDKVVKLDAQIETEEKIAQSLAKDLSALAESAAVKNKLIQVAGQEKKELLKTQIATTKWLEAHQFYAPLVGSDTIFEVKNQYKELQKHQENLNATHKKQLSTQHKIKEQAILAQKLQLNLDKNSAILAKEQQAYAAFCKEYHLDPSLTHEEHLTYIQEQSSNMGQLLEELTKVEEERKKHQELLGQLITIDEDIESKQTELENLDKLFLDQELQLINIRNQEAYYELVYQGLLEKNNLSALRGQLEEGAECPLCYSTQQPFRNLKIDINYALKKADQDRTKAKTSREKLEQKYLDIISTQRLIFSNIQDLQKSKTVVLNNLTNIEEKIRSIIEQKQLYVAPFIHQKNALKVQIEDTATGVKKLLELERTLQKIHQKIQNSQKDDENINIQIRQNDLYLKDFKQQKEEQTLEIAHYQQTIEAVQKTVKKQLLSYHIQEDLPKAIDLLEQYRNSYAEQIEQQQQQAAQLEHLNLKLNNTQEQITDIQEKEQRKKEAATALQTALKQLQTSRDDLFSGSSIHEAKEGKIAQLDELSRVVETNKQQVQELEQVQATNLGILSEKQKQQTQFQLLLDKKRPALLQAIQQIGLDDLEQLKTSILDPTIAQRIAQQQQDLTQQHNLTSEQQALNAQQYETIVKTLSLPLEDKEQTQQACEQLQVQLKELLVQIGSITEKLRYQTLQEEKNKTLLDQISHYKKEVDRWAALKEIIGSKDGKKFRVFAQSITLTKLIQLANKHLRYFINGRYYLEKRFADYQDKRPNNILEIDIVDTFQANNKRPLNTLSGGESFLASLALALGLSDLAGGQATIESLFIDEGFGTLDADTLQVAIRALQTLESKGKTIGIISHIEQLKQNISTQIHVVKKGGGFSQLKVTEV; this is translated from the coding sequence ATGAAAATATTGTCGATACACCTTAAGAATTTGAACTCCTTAAAAGGAGTCTATCATATTAATTTTGAAACATCTCCCTTAAAAGATAGTGGTCTTTTTTTAATTACGGGCAATACAGGAGCGGGCAAATCTACCATCCTAGATGCCATTACGTTAGCCTTATTTGGCTTGGTCCCTCGGTTTGAGGATATGAATATAGGCAAGAAAGAAAATCAAATTTTGACCCATGGTTGCCAAGATTGTTTTGCTGAAATTGAGTTCGAAAGCCTTCAAATCGTTTATCGTGCCAGTTGGAGCTTACGCAAGACTCGTACTGGTTCTTTTGCTGACTCCAAAAGAGAATTAGCCCAACTTTCTCCCGATCGAAAAAGCAGTAAAATTTTAGCCACCAAAAAGAAAGCTGTTGACAAACTCATTGAGCAATTATTGGGCGGTTTAGATTTTAAACGATTTACTCGATCGGTTTTGTTAGCCCAAGGAGAATTTGCTCAATTCTTAAAAGGTACCAAAGACAGAAGCACTATCTTGGAGCGAATTACCAATTCAGATCGTTATTCCAAAATATCAATTGCTGCTTTTGAGCGACACAAAGAAGCGCAATTGGAATTGGAAAAACTAAAAGAGCAAAATGCCAATATACAACTACTAAGCCCTGAAGAAAAAGCACTATTGGTCGAACAACTTCAGTCTGTCCAGCAACAATACTCAACGCAAGAAGAGGTATTGACTTCGCAACAAGAACAATTGCAAATCATGCTTAAGTTGGAGGGCTTGCAGCAAGAAAAAAAAGAATTGTCAGTGCAATTGGCTGCTATCCTAGAAAAGCAAGAAGTTGCGCAACCTTATTTTGAACAATTGGCACTTCATTCCAAAGCGATTGAATTTAAACCTGCCCTAGAAGAATTAGAACAGATTCAAAAGCAGCTTAAAACTGCCCTTCAAGAAATTCAGGAACTTGAAGCCAGCACAAGCACAACAAAGACTCAACTTCAAACATTAAACGTAGAAAAAGAGCAACTCACCCAGCAATATAAAACAGCAAAGGAAGCTTATGCTGCCTTTGAGCAAGTTTATGACAAGGTGGTTAAGTTGGATGCTCAAATTGAAACGGAAGAAAAGATTGCTCAATCTTTAGCCAAAGATTTGAGTGCATTGGCAGAAAGTGCCGCTGTAAAAAATAAGCTGATCCAGGTTGCTGGTCAAGAAAAAAAGGAACTGCTCAAAACTCAAATCGCTACCACTAAATGGTTAGAAGCGCACCAGTTTTATGCTCCCTTAGTAGGTTCTGATACTATTTTTGAAGTAAAGAATCAGTACAAAGAATTACAAAAACATCAAGAAAATTTAAATGCAACACACAAAAAGCAGCTCAGTACTCAGCATAAAATCAAAGAACAAGCTATCCTAGCCCAAAAACTCCAACTCAACCTCGACAAAAATTCAGCAATCCTTGCCAAAGAGCAACAAGCTTATGCTGCTTTCTGCAAAGAATATCACCTTGATCCGTCCTTGACTCATGAGGAGCACCTAACTTACATTCAAGAACAAAGCTCTAATATGGGGCAGTTATTAGAAGAATTAACGAAGGTAGAGGAAGAACGAAAAAAACATCAAGAACTACTTGGGCAATTGATTACAATTGATGAGGATATTGAGAGTAAACAAACTGAATTAGAGAATTTGGACAAACTTTTTCTCGATCAAGAGCTACAGCTAATTAACATTCGTAATCAGGAAGCTTATTATGAACTCGTTTATCAAGGTTTACTAGAAAAAAATAACCTGAGTGCCCTTAGAGGACAACTCGAAGAAGGTGCTGAATGTCCACTTTGTTATTCTACCCAACAGCCCTTTAGAAACTTAAAGATAGATATAAATTATGCCCTAAAAAAGGCAGATCAAGATCGTACTAAAGCTAAAACGAGTAGAGAAAAATTAGAGCAAAAGTACCTAGACATTATCAGTACTCAACGTCTTATTTTTTCGAATATTCAAGATTTACAAAAAAGCAAAACTGTAGTTTTAAATAATTTGACCAATATAGAAGAAAAAATCCGTTCGATTATAGAACAAAAACAACTCTATGTTGCGCCCTTTATTCATCAAAAAAATGCGCTAAAAGTACAGATTGAAGATACCGCTACTGGAGTTAAAAAATTATTGGAGTTAGAGCGCACTTTGCAAAAAATTCATCAGAAAATTCAGAATAGCCAAAAGGACGATGAGAATATTAACATCCAAATTCGTCAAAATGATTTGTACCTAAAGGATTTTAAGCAGCAAAAAGAGGAGCAAACGTTAGAAATTGCCCATTACCAACAAACAATCGAAGCCGTTCAAAAAACCGTAAAAAAACAATTGCTTAGTTATCATATTCAAGAGGACTTGCCCAAAGCAATTGATTTGTTAGAGCAGTACAGAAATAGTTATGCTGAACAAATTGAGCAACAACAGCAGCAAGCAGCTCAATTAGAACACCTTAATTTAAAACTCAACAACACGCAAGAGCAAATTACGGATATACAGGAAAAAGAACAACGTAAAAAAGAAGCTGCCACAGCTCTACAAACAGCATTAAAACAACTTCAAACCAGTCGTGATGACTTATTTAGTGGTTCGTCTATCCACGAGGCTAAAGAAGGCAAAATAGCACAACTGGATGAGCTTAGTCGTGTTGTAGAAACAAACAAACAACAAGTACAAGAACTTGAGCAAGTACAAGCCACCAATCTTGGTATCCTTTCAGAAAAACAAAAACAGCAAACTCAATTTCAATTGTTGTTGGATAAAAAACGCCCTGCTTTACTTCAAGCGATTCAACAAATTGGGTTGGACGACTTAGAGCAATTAAAAACTAGTATTTTAGATCCTACAATTGCGCAAAGAATTGCTCAACAACAACAAGATTTAACACAACAGCATAATCTTACCTCAGAACAACAAGCATTAAATGCCCAACAATATGAAACGATTGTAAAAACCTTAAGCCTTCCTTTAGAGGATAAAGAGCAGACGCAACAAGCCTGTGAACAACTGCAAGTGCAACTCAAAGAATTGTTGGTACAGATTGGTAGCATCACTGAAAAATTGCGTTATCAAACCCTTCAAGAAGAAAAGAATAAAACGCTCCTTGATCAAATTAGCCATTATAAAAAAGAGGTCGATCGCTGGGCTGCACTCAAAGAAATAATTGGTTCTAAAGATGGCAAAAAATTTCGAGTTTTTGCCCAAAGCATTACCCTAACCAAATTAATTCAGCTTGCCAACAAACATCTTCGATACTTTATCAATGGTCGCTACTATCTGGAAAAACGATTTGCTGATTATCAGGACAAGCGCCCCAATAACATTCTGGAAATTGATATTGTAGATACCTTTCAGGCCAATAATAAACGACCTCTCAATACACTTTCGGGGGGCGAGAGTTTTTTGGCAAGTTTAGCGTTAGCCTTAGGCTTGTCTGATTTGGCTGGTGGACAAGCCACCATTGAATCCCTGTTTATTGATGAGGGCTTTGGCACCTTGGATGCCGACACCTTACAAGTGGCCATTCGAGCTTTACAAACCCTAGAATCTAAGGGCAAAACCATTGGAATTATTTCTCACATTGAACAGCTCAAACAAAATATTTCAACTCAAATTCATGTGGTCAAAAAAGGAGGTGGTTTTAGTCAATTGAAGGTGACAGAGGTGTAA
- a CDS encoding T9SS type A sorting domain-containing protein, with protein sequence MKNLIISFLTYMLFIAPIFSQYNTSGGLLTINTPSSPQDNSIGALGPETIAPDGRPINYYAISSQYSSSSGNQCWRNIKFFKGEGILIATSSNYSHDHLGKTKIIFDPNNGKVVYALYQERYSTTGSPAIFQTFVKRFELNTSNNTIMQSSRFHVFNFQRSADFVIAPNGDLLVGSPMNDGAVHIKAIRYANGSFTHLNTFITSQPGEAYSNSLQGHTWWLSMDMKGNTIAIAHNKGTYNNRSIKLKTGTYIAPTVPNTGALPLIHEYNFNGQSLHHSNALYQSLGLRPNGDILYLMNEANNTNWKLVKVDPTDYSTSVITNGSGSAHLAVSENNMAFLAKVTSGTFTLEKFNDHDIHEHTYTLAWQIDNGIKHLTVRDCKILSCGREQDYTQYHELYECSDCNEATATTQAEFTNQEYNTIVDPTFYGPQEVAVYCKWSDVTIDASASTCENSVRLSICEIDLSTWTTSPDMFNGVICTNCTAAHDIKPVDYVYPSAGYNFPSKYYLATITTGPGGNPVYKLFKFDICERPRTSKLETFSERSKPSTPIYPNPTSGVVNVQFEDIKSASTIQVFNSLGQMILQKEVKGQVTTEVDLGKYNSGIYTIQIVTGNEKRIEKVIKQ encoded by the coding sequence ATGAAAAATTTAATTATTTCATTTTTAACCTACATGCTATTTATAGCCCCTATTTTTTCCCAATACAATACCTCTGGAGGTTTATTAACGATTAACACTCCCTCTTCCCCTCAAGACAATTCAATTGGTGCGTTAGGTCCTGAAACGATCGCTCCAGATGGCAGACCAATCAACTATTATGCTATTTCAAGTCAATACAGCAGTTCTTCTGGAAATCAGTGTTGGCGAAACATTAAGTTTTTTAAAGGAGAAGGAATCTTAATAGCAACCAGTTCGAATTACTCTCATGATCATTTGGGTAAAACAAAAATCATTTTTGATCCTAATAATGGCAAAGTGGTGTATGCCTTGTATCAAGAAAGATACTCTACAACAGGAAGTCCTGCGATTTTTCAAACTTTTGTTAAACGATTTGAGCTAAATACAAGCAACAATACCATTATGCAATCTAGTCGATTTCATGTTTTTAATTTCCAAAGAAGTGCTGACTTTGTAATTGCCCCTAACGGTGATTTATTGGTTGGCAGTCCAATGAATGATGGTGCTGTACACATCAAAGCTATCCGTTATGCTAATGGCTCTTTTACTCATTTGAATACCTTTATTACCTCTCAACCAGGAGAAGCTTATAGCAACTCGCTTCAGGGGCATACTTGGTGGTTATCAATGGACATGAAGGGAAACACCATTGCCATTGCGCATAATAAAGGTACGTATAACAATCGATCCATTAAACTAAAGACGGGCACTTACATCGCTCCTACTGTTCCTAATACAGGTGCACTTCCCCTTATTCATGAATATAACTTTAACGGTCAAAGCTTACACCATTCTAATGCCTTATATCAGTCCTTGGGACTTAGACCTAATGGTGACATTTTGTATTTAATGAATGAAGCTAATAATACAAACTGGAAATTAGTAAAAGTAGATCCTACTGATTACTCGACAAGTGTTATTACCAATGGGTCAGGGAGCGCACACCTTGCTGTATCCGAAAACAACATGGCTTTTCTTGCTAAAGTGACAAGTGGAACATTTACTCTTGAAAAGTTTAACGATCATGATATTCATGAGCATACTTATACCCTCGCTTGGCAAATTGACAATGGCATCAAACATTTGACGGTAAGAGATTGTAAAATTCTTAGTTGTGGTAGAGAACAAGATTATACTCAATACCACGAGTTGTACGAATGCTCTGATTGTAATGAAGCAACCGCTACTACTCAGGCTGAATTTACTAATCAAGAATACAACACAATCGTAGATCCAACTTTTTATGGTCCTCAAGAGGTTGCAGTGTATTGTAAATGGAGTGACGTAACAATTGATGCTTCTGCTAGTACTTGTGAAAACTCTGTTCGCTTGTCTATTTGTGAAATTGACCTAAGTACTTGGACTACTTCACCAGATATGTTTAATGGAGTAATTTGCACCAATTGTACAGCGGCTCATGACATAAAGCCAGTAGATTATGTATATCCTAGTGCAGGGTATAACTTTCCATCCAAATATTACTTGGCAACGATTACTACTGGTCCTGGCGGTAATCCTGTTTACAAACTTTTTAAGTTTGATATTTGCGAAAGACCTAGAACATCTAAATTGGAAACTTTTTCAGAGCGTTCAAAACCTTCTACTCCCATTTATCCAAATCCGACAAGCGGGGTTGTTAATGTTCAATTTGAAGACATCAAAAGCGCAAGCACCATTCAAGTATTTAATAGCCTTGGGCAAATGATTCTACAAAAAGAGGTAAAAGGTCAAGTAACAACGGAAGTTGACTTAGGCAAGTACAATAGTGGTATCTATACGATTCAAATTGTTACAGGCAATGAAAAACGCATTGAAAAAGTAATCAAACAATAA
- a CDS encoding LytR/AlgR family response regulator transcription factor: protein MNVLIIDDEELARATLITLITVCSSEISSIREADSVKTALAAIQSQKPDLIFLDISLNDGNGFDILRQSTIKNLNIIFVTAHNEYGVKALKASAIDYLIKPINSSELTTAILKAKEKIATQRIHKNFELLLSNLDSPKTEISKIVVKTMSDIHLIQVEDIIYCESDKGYTTFYLVNQRKVVSSKSLGEYEDILPENHFMRTHHSFLVNLNHVIRYEKRDKNVLVMVENHAIAVSVRRREALIHYFDQLK from the coding sequence ATGAATGTATTAATTATTGATGACGAAGAACTAGCTAGAGCTACTTTGATTACTTTAATTACCGTTTGTTCTTCTGAAATTAGTTCTATTCGGGAAGCCGATAGCGTAAAAACTGCCCTAGCAGCCATTCAATCCCAAAAGCCTGACCTTATTTTTCTAGATATTAGCTTAAATGATGGCAATGGGTTTGATATATTGCGTCAATCTACCATCAAGAACCTAAATATTATTTTTGTTACCGCACACAATGAGTATGGAGTTAAGGCATTAAAAGCATCTGCCATTGATTACTTAATCAAACCCATCAATTCATCAGAATTGACAACCGCTATTCTTAAGGCCAAAGAAAAAATTGCAACTCAACGCATCCATAAAAATTTTGAATTACTGCTATCAAATCTTGACAGTCCCAAAACAGAAATCAGCAAAATTGTTGTCAAAACAATGAGTGATATTCATTTGATTCAAGTTGAGGATATTATTTACTGTGAATCCGATAAAGGGTACACGACCTTTTATCTGGTCAATCAAAGAAAAGTAGTCAGTTCAAAATCATTAGGTGAATATGAAGATATTTTGCCTGAAAATCATTTTATGCGTACCCACCATTCCTTCCTTGTAAACCTTAATCATGTCATTCGATATGAAAAAAGAGATAAGAATGTATTGGTTATGGTTGAGAACCATGCAATAGCCGTCTCTGTCCGCCGTAGAGAAGCACTCATACATTACTTTGATCAATTAAAATAA